A stretch of the Hyla sarda isolate aHylSar1 chromosome 2 unlocalized genomic scaffold, aHylSar1.hap1 SUPER_2_unloc_9, whole genome shotgun sequence genome encodes the following:
- the LOC130298408 gene encoding uncharacterized protein LOC130298408, translating to MELKGLGFVPLLLAFWCAAWLATSYIMTVVLGHAASPLMSISDVGNVFPESILFRIGFIGTSIGTLVLTFLIYKYMVLHTEEFRGHQVLIQRILLAIVWASCFSTAVMHVLSPEEYPRIHFVSTIISITCEALYYLGQSIQMYKLPGAKKVIHHSRCTCCGLTFVCVVFYFGYETLKELFHNDEDWDEIREIPIIIIEWVMLLLILINIVTYYSTMQRLLLTVSRNSCTLSLRVKIDDFGV from the exons atggagctaaaaggactggggttcgtccccctcctgttggcgttttggtgtgcggcctggcttgccaccagctacatcatgacggtcgtcctcggccatgcagcctcgccactgatgagcatcag tgacgtgggaaatgtctttcccgaaagcatattattcagaattggattcatagggacgtccattggcactttggtactaacctttcttatttataagtatatggttctgcatactgaagagttcaggggtcatcaggtcctgatccagaggatcctgctggccattgtgtgggcctcctgtttttccacagctgttatgcatgtattgtcccccgaagaatatcccaggatacactttgtcagcacgataatttccattacatgtgaagccttatactaccttgggcagtccatccagatgtataaattaccaggagcaaaaaaagtcatccaccatagtagatgcacctgctgtggcctgacttttgtctgtgtagttttctattttggatatgaaacattaaaggaattattccataatgatgaagactgggacgagatccgtgaaatccccatcataatcatcgagtgggtgatgcttctactgatcctgataaacatcgtgacctattattccaccatgcagaggttattgttgaccgtctccagaaacagctgcacactctctcttagagtaaaaattgatgacttcggggtgtag